The DNA sequence CAACATGGTGTGGATGTGTCATTTAAGTTTGAGCCAGAGTTCTTCGCTTCACATGATTACCAAGATATCTGTAGTCTGTTTGCAAAACTAAATAATTTAGTTGAAGAAGGGGCTTACATTAAACGTGGTGAAAAAACCAAGCCAGTAAAAGGATTTGAAGAAGCCCTTAACTGGTTGATGGCTGAGTCGCGTCGAGGTTTGTATATCCAACGTTACAAAGGACTGGGTGAGATGAACCCTGACCAACTTTGGGAAACGACCATGGACCCTGAAACTCGTCGTATGTTGCAAGTGACAGTAGAAGATGCGATTGCTTGTGACCAGCTATTTACTACCTTGATGGGTGACCAAGTTGAGCCGCGCCGAAACTTCATTGAAGAAAATGCGCTAAACGTTGAGAACCTTGACGTGTAGTTATTAGCGTTTGTTTGAAATACCAATAAAAAGGCAATATGAAAATATTGCCTTTTTTGTACTTGAAAGCTTAAATAACCATCCCCATATATAGTTATAACAGGATGCCATAGCGATGGGTCTTGTAACGAAAGGGACGCAGCAATAGCGCTGGTCCAATACAATTTATTGCTCTATGAGGATAATATATATGCGTAACCAATATGACTTTTCACCCCTTTATCGCACTTCTATTGGCTTTGACCGCTTAGCGAGTTTCATTGAAGCGGCTTCTAATCAAAGTGCCCAGTCTCAAAACAACGGCTACCCTCCATACAATATTGAAGCGGTAGACGAAAATCATTATCGAATTACTCTGGCTGTAGCTGGCTTTGCTGAAGATGAGTTATCTATTGTGGCGCAAGAAAACGCGTTAGTGGTAACCGGTACTAAACAGAAAAAAGCTGAGCAAGTTAAGTTCTTACATCAAGGCATTGCTGAGCGCGGCTTTGAGCGTAAATATCAAATTGCCGATCATGTTAAAGTGAAAGCGGCTAATTTAGAGAATGGTTTACTGTATATTGATTTGGAGCGAGAAATACCTGAAGCTCTGAAACCAAAGCAAATCCCGATTAACGGCAAGCTAAATTCAGTAGAAAGCTTAGAAGCTAAATCGGCATAATAAGCTTAATCAGATAATGAATGAAAAGGGCCTACGCAGGCCCTTTTTTAATGTCTTATTCAGCGAGTAGCGGATTGACCACTGAAGCCAAAATCTCAATACCGCGTTTTACATTGGCTTCGCTTTGAGCAAAGTTAAGGCGAATACATTCTTGGGTATGTCGCCAGTTGTTACTTACACCAGGGAAGAAGTAACTGCCGGGCACAATGAGTAAGCCTTGTTGTTTGAGCTGCTGATATAACTGCTTGTCGCTAATGGGTAAGTCTTCAAACCAAAGCCATAAAAACATGGCGCCTTCTGACTTATGAATCCTAAACTTGCTAGAAGGAATAGCTTGTTGCAACCACGCCATTGCTTGCTGCGATTTATGCTGATAAAAAGGGCGAATAATGTTGTTACTGGCATCTAGCAAGCTGTTGTCTTTGAGCATTTCGTTGGCGAGAGCAGGGCCTACGCTGCCGGGCGATAAACTAATAATCCCAGACAAGTTACTGATAGCTTTTATTGTTTCTGGCTTGGCCACCACAATGCCGCAACGTGTACCAGGTAAACCCAGCTTCGATAGGCTCAAACACAAAATAGTATTGTCATCCCAAAATGGGCTAGCCTGCTCGGTAAAAACCAGGTTTGGAAAAGGTAAGCCGTAAGCGTTATCAATCAGTAAGGGGATTTGATGCTGCTTAGCTAGCTGTGACAGCTTGCCAATTTCGTGGTCAGTGATGACATTACCAGTGGGGTTGGTTGGCCGAGAAACACATATTAGGCCGATTGACTCATCTAAGCTTAGGTTCTCAAAATCTACATGGTACTTAAACTGACGATCAGCTAAAAACTCGATAGAGGGCTTGTTGCCAATAAATAAGTCTTCGTTAATTCCACTGTCTTCATATCCGATGTATTCAGGCGCTAAAGGAAACAATACCCGCTTGTGATTTTTGCCTTTACCCGCAAAAAGATTGAAAAGGTAAAAAAATGCGCTTTGACTGCCGTTTGTTAGTGCAATATTCTCTTCATTTATATCCCAGTGAAACTGCTCTCTAAAGAAGTGCGCCAGGTTAGAAATGAAAGCTTTGTTTCCTTGCGGGGCGTCGTAGTTACACAAGGCATTAAGCAATTGGCTATTTTCTAGGCTTGTACGAAGGTGCTGTTCAAAGATTTCGGTCATTTCGGGGATTTGCGCAGGGTTACCGCCCCCAAGCATAATCATTTCGTCGCCGGCACGGATACCCTCGTCAAGATCGTCCATTAACTGAGTTATACCGGCGTGGCGAGTGAATTTATTACCGAAATCTGAATATGTCATAGGGTACCTCTTTTCATCAAGGCGTCACCTTAACAAAGTTTGCTTTTGAATAGCAAACGACGATACGTAGTATTTCCCCTGCTTATTATAGCTACTAGATTGCTAGGTAAAAAAAAAGCGGCCTAAGCCGCTTTGGGAAAATCTAACTTAAAGCTATTTAGCGTGTTGCCCCGCGTACACGATGACTACAGCGTCATCACCTTTGCGTCGTTCAAATACATAAGGCGCTGCACTGAGTTGTTGGTGTTGACCTGATCCCACTGCTTGATGGCGTTTACGGAATTGCAGTAGTTTCTGCCAGTGTTTGTGCACGGCTAAACGTTGTTCGTCTAGTTGATCCCAATTCATGTCTGAACGGGTTGCTTGATGTTTGTCTGAACTACGAGGGCCTTTTTCTCGGGCCGTTTCGTCACCGTAGTAAACTTGCACTGCGGTAGGCATGAGCAAGAAGGCCGAACCTAATTGCTTTTGCTGATCGAGATCTTTACTGATACTGCCGTAGGCGAGGCGAGTATCATGAGATGACACATAGCTCAATACCTTGCCATCTCGCTTGCCAAGCACGTCTGAGTAGCGTTGATAGCCATCTTGCATGTCAGTTAAGCAGTTCATGCCTTTTTTGGCTAGCTCTGTTTGATAAGTAAAGTCGATCAATGAATCGAAGCCACTATCAAACAAACGAGAGTTGTTTAGGCCTTGGCCCCAAAACTCACCGGTCATCCAAAACTCATTGTCATCCAGTACTTTATCCGGGTTGTTTTGTTTCCATTCTTGGAAGGCTTGATTAGAGGCTAGTTTAAGTGCTTGCCACGCTTCTGGCTCTACGTGTTTAACGGTATCAGCTCTGAAACCATCGATGCCATATTCACGCACCCAATCGGATAGCCATGTGACTAAGTAGTCACGTACTGTTGCGCCGGGAATTTCCACTGCTTTGGTATCAGCTTTGTTTTTATAAAACGGCGGTAAACCTACCACCTTGTCTGATTCAGTTTTAAAGTCAGGTAGATAGGCAAGAGACATTTCTAAATCACTAGGTCCAGGATTAGGGTAACCAGAAATATCGGTTCTAACCCAGTCTGGCCCCCACCATTTTACCCATTCGTTACGGTTTCCATAATCGATATAGTCATTAAAGCTGTGCCATGTCTCCCCTTTGCCGGGTGACCAGTCGGTCCATTTTTTACCGAGATAATTCTCGATAGGCACATCATATTCTTGGGTCGCACCGAAACCAAACTCTTGCATGTCGCTCAATGTGGCGTA is a window from the Agarivorans sp. TSD2052 genome containing:
- a CDS encoding valine--pyruvate transaminase; this encodes MTYSDFGNKFTRHAGITQLMDDLDEGIRAGDEMIMLGGGNPAQIPEMTEIFEQHLRTSLENSQLLNALCNYDAPQGNKAFISNLAHFFREQFHWDINEENIALTNGSQSAFFYLFNLFAGKGKNHKRVLFPLAPEYIGYEDSGINEDLFIGNKPSIEFLADRQFKYHVDFENLSLDESIGLICVSRPTNPTGNVITDHEIGKLSQLAKQHQIPLLIDNAYGLPFPNLVFTEQASPFWDDNTILCLSLSKLGLPGTRCGIVVAKPETIKAISNLSGIISLSPGSVGPALANEMLKDNSLLDASNNIIRPFYQHKSQQAMAWLQQAIPSSKFRIHKSEGAMFLWLWFEDLPISDKQLYQQLKQQGLLIVPGSYFFPGVSNNWRHTQECIRLNFAQSEANVKRGIEILASVVNPLLAE
- a CDS encoding alpha-amylase, with the protein product MQQVIKPALLGCLVSMAIVGCASNEANTSPAASSANQALTQSAQCLQWDGQPITVDVANSFEEGTAVKDFYSGQMSTVYQGKVTFTPSPESGGLLLLESVTKQDDAFSWDSASVYFVMTDRFHNGNPDNDNSYGRSKDGKNEVGTFHGGDIAGLSEKLDYIENLGINAIWITAPYEQIRGWVGGGMRGDFKHYGYHGYYVQDYTVMDQNMGTAEEFKQFVDDAHSRGIRVVMDIVMNHTGYATLSDMQEFGFGATQEYDVPIENYLGKKWTDWSPGKGETWHSFNDYIDYGNRNEWVKWWGPDWVRTDISGYPNPGPSDLEMSLAYLPDFKTESDKVVGLPPFYKNKADTKAVEIPGATVRDYLVTWLSDWVREYGIDGFRADTVKHVEPEAWQALKLASNQAFQEWKQNNPDKVLDDNEFWMTGEFWGQGLNNSRLFDSGFDSLIDFTYQTELAKKGMNCLTDMQDGYQRYSDVLGKRDGKVLSYVSSHDTRLAYGSISKDLDQQKQLGSAFLLMPTAVQVYYGDETAREKGPRSSDKHQATRSDMNWDQLDEQRLAVHKHWQKLLQFRKRHQAVGSGQHQQLSAAPYVFERRKGDDAVVIVYAGQHAK
- a CDS encoding Hsp20 family protein; protein product: MRNQYDFSPLYRTSIGFDRLASFIEAASNQSAQSQNNGYPPYNIEAVDENHYRITLAVAGFAEDELSIVAQENALVVTGTKQKKAEQVKFLHQGIAERGFERKYQIADHVKVKAANLENGLLYIDLEREIPEALKPKQIPINGKLNSVESLEAKSA